Proteins co-encoded in one Novosphingobium sp. PP1Y genomic window:
- the ubiA gene encoding 4-hydroxybenzoate octaprenyltransferase, with amino-acid sequence MTDGLQSTTYLRVTEPAFVPDTQSRSLVSMLPPSLRDYAMLARFDRPIGWWLLFWPCAWGVMLAGGESRWGLVLWMLVGSMAMRGAGCVWNDIVDADLDRRVARTASRPVASGRVSRQAATIWLFTLCAAGLVVLFQLRWQAQVMALSSLALVAAYPFMKRITWWPQVWLGLVFTWGSLVGWMEIRSDHIDVLVALYGGCIFWCIGYDTIYALQDREDDVLVGIRSAALRLGRHVRAGVAAFYALAVVFWALAFWTLRGDWVALVALAPVAAHLGFQVVTLDTDDGDNALACFRSNRDAGLVMALACWVVGNAGVI; translated from the coding sequence ATGACAGACGGGCTACAATCGACTACGTACCTTCGCGTGACCGAACCCGCATTTGTGCCCGATACGCAAAGCCGCAGCCTCGTGTCGATGCTGCCGCCGTCCTTGCGCGACTATGCCATGCTGGCGCGTTTCGACCGGCCCATCGGCTGGTGGCTGCTGTTCTGGCCCTGCGCCTGGGGCGTGATGCTGGCGGGCGGCGAATCGCGCTGGGGTCTCGTGCTGTGGATGCTCGTCGGCTCGATGGCGATGCGCGGCGCGGGCTGCGTGTGGAACGACATCGTCGATGCCGATCTGGACCGCAGGGTTGCGCGCACGGCCAGCCGCCCGGTCGCGAGCGGGCGGGTCAGCCGGCAGGCCGCGACGATCTGGCTCTTCACGCTCTGCGCGGCAGGTCTGGTGGTGCTGTTCCAGCTGCGCTGGCAGGCGCAGGTCATGGCCCTGAGCAGCCTGGCCCTGGTTGCCGCCTATCCCTTCATGAAGCGCATCACCTGGTGGCCACAGGTCTGGCTCGGCCTCGTTTTCACCTGGGGTTCGCTGGTCGGCTGGATGGAGATCCGCAGCGACCATATCGACGTCCTCGTCGCGCTTTACGGCGGCTGCATCTTCTGGTGCATCGGCTATGACACGATCTACGCCCTGCAGGACCGCGAGGACGACGTCCTTGTCGGTATCCGCTCCGCAGCGCTGCGCCTGGGCCGTCACGTGCGCGCCGGTGTCGCCGCGTTCTATGCGCTTGCGGTGGTATTCTGGGCGCTGGCCTTCTGGACCCTGCGCGGCGACTGGGTTGCGCTCGTCGCATTGGCCCCGGTGGCTGCCCATCTCGGCTTCCAGGTCGTGACCCTCGATACCGATGACGGCGACAATGCGCTTGCTTGCTTCCGCTCCAACCGCGATGCCGGCCTCGTCATGGCACTGGCCTGCTGGGTGGTGGGCAACGCCGGCGTGATCTAG